CCGTATCGCCGATGCCGGAATTGATCACTACCGGCAGGCCGCAGGATAAGCTTTCGGCAAATTTTATGGGGGAGCAGCCCGCCGAGGAGAGCCGGCGCTTATAGAACATTATTGACAGGGCCGAGGAGGATAAGGCAAGCGGAATATCCTTGCGGGATAGACCGGTTACCGCAAAATCATGCCTGTCTATGCCGTGTCCCAAAATAACGCCCTCGACCTCCCCGGCCGCGGAATTCGTGACCAGCCAGAAATAGGCGCCGCGGATCTTTTCCTTTAAGGCCTTAAAAAAAAGCGCCATCCCATCCAGGTCGTAAAACGTCCCGGTGCTTCCTAAATATATTAAAACGGGCCTGTTCATTGCGTCACCGGGCAGGATATCCCCCCGCGGTTTCGGACCAAAGAACCCGGTATCAACGCAGCACGGGATGACCGTGATCGCGGCCCCGGGGAAATCCTTCTTCAGGGACCTCTCCGCCGACCCGGCCAGGACGACTATCTCATCGCTTCCTTTTATAAGCATCCTCTCTATCTTCTTGAATAACGCATAGACCGGGCTGCCTTTCTCCCAGGCACCTGCGTCGACTTTTTCGTCCGGCCAAAAACCCCTCATGTCAAATATTAATCTTTTCCCGGCCACCCGCTTAAGAAAGAGCCCTATCAGCGCAGGGATATATCCCCTTGCGTGCACGGCCCCGACATCGCCCTTTCGTATACTTGATAACGCCGAACAAGAACCCTTTATAATGTCATAAACAGTGGCCGGGATCGCGGGTGACCTGTGGTATTTTAACGGTCCCCAGGTTATGCCGTTCTTTTCCAGCTCCGCCTTGACCTCCTCCCGGCCCTTCCCTGCGCCCATTCTTTCCTTCTTCTCGAAACTGATGACGGAGATGCCGAATCCCCTGTTTGACAATCCCTTGAGATACGGCAAGACCTGAGATTGGGCTACCGGGTCCATCAGGCCGTCATAAGTGATATACAGGATCTTCTTCATGAACCCCGGTTATCTGCCCGTTGTCTTGTAAGGGCGTACGCCGCAAATATAAAAGCGACGGGTATGAACATGTCTTTATGCCGGAAAGCCGTCCCGATATTGCTTTCGAAAAGAGCGGCAGGCAGGATAAGCACCAAGAGTAAAGCCGTGAGCGTAAGCGAGGTATACTTATCCTTCTTCAGGAAAAGCAACCATCCCGTTACGGTAAACGGGGCCATTAAATACCAATAAATGACCTGCGGATAAAAAGGCAGGAAGCTCAGGCTCCAGTTCCCGAACGGGAACGGTGCAAAGAAAAAATACAAGATCGCTTTTAGGATAGTCGCAAGGTATCCGAAAGAAAAGACATCTCCGGGCGACAGCTTACCCTGCTGGTAGACCAGATCCGAGTATATCCTGTAATTTGTCTGAGAAGGATGGTATGCCCCGCCCGAAACTACCTGGGCAAGGTTAATTCGGGCAATGAAATTAGCGGTATTTACGATCTTTGAGGTTATTGTCGTCCTATCCGCAAATACAAACGCTAAGATAAAATATACGGCGAAGATCAAAGATACCCTTAGGATAGTGCTTTTCCCTACCTTAAGCGCTTTTAGAAGGGCGAATACAGAAACCACGCCCAATCCTGCCAACAATGATATTGATAACTTAGTCCTGAAGAGGTTCGATAGATATATAAAAAGCAGGGCCCAGAATATATATTTAAACTTCTTTTCCGTGATCAGCTTGACAAGGAATAATAAATAAGCCAAAAGCAAAAAATTACTGACGCTGTCGCGCAAGCCGGTGACAGACCAGTAGAAAATAGACGGGAAGAACGCAAAAATTACGGCGGCGATACGCGAGGGCTTCTCCTCTCCAAAGAGCCGGCGGGAGATCAAATACACAAGAATAATGCTTAAGCAGCAAATAAGGCTGTTGGTCATTTTAGCCGCGACCGGCGCATAACCGAGCCACGCATAAAAAACGCCCAACCCAAAAACATTACTGTCGAATTGGTATCCCCCGAGGTCGGGCAGCCGGTTGTCATGGAAGTACCGCGTCTTATCAAGCATCCTGTCCAAGAACGGGTCCCTGGCCCTGGCAAGGTTTTCTTCCGCGGGATTATCCTTCAACAAATGAGAGATATAAAAGGCGTTAACATTGTAGACTGCGGCGTCAGGCTGGGTATCTCCTCCCCAGAAAGGAGGCTCGAGGCCTACATTATAATTGACCAGGCACATTGCCGCCCTGAGGATAAAACTTATGATGAAAAGTTTTATCAGGAAACTTGAGGATTCTTTTTTAAAAAATAGTTTTATTGCGAGCAGGGACGCCAAAAAAAGGGACAGGACGAATAAACCGGCGGTATAGAACGTCAAAATAAAGCCGAGGACGATCCCCAGTAAAATATATGAGAATACCGCTATTTTATTCAAGATCATTTGCCCTTTGCTTTATAGAGCGAGATTATTTCCGCATCCGTCACGGTTTTATCGCTTTTTCTCCCGAGAAAATAAAACCCTCCCGCCGCGTCGCCGGAAGATGCCTTTTTTACGAGGTAAAAATCTAAGTATTTGATCCAAAAGAACGCGAAAATAGATAACGTACTTAATATCTTCTTGATGAACGGGGAATCGGTAAAACTCATGAAAAAATACCTGAGGCTCCACGCCAAGGCGCTGGCAGGCCCGCCGGCTACGCCCCTTTTTATCTCCTCGAAATTCCTGAAAAGCCTCCTGTGCCCCAAATCAGTGAACCTCGTAAAATCATACCTGCCCATATGGACTTGCTGCATAAAAGGGACTTCGCTATACACAAGCCCTTTCGGTCTCAAGATGCGGTATATCTCGCTTACGCATCTGTGAGGGTCCGTGACATGTTCGAGCACGGCCTGCGCAATTATCCCGTCAAGGGAAGAATCGGCGAACGGCAGGTTGTGCGCGTCGCAAATTATTTGCGTCCGCGGGCCGAAAGAAACGTCGCTCTCGATGAGCATTATTTTGTCATTTTTGGCGATCTCCGCCAGGCCCGAGCCCAAAACTCCTCCCCCGATGACCAATATCGCGGGCCTCGCCGCGGAATTACATGCCTCCTTGATGAATTTTTTGAAATTCCTTTTGCTGTAAATATTGAGAGTAAGCTCCGGGGTGACCCTGCTCCATATCTTCCTCAGGAACCCTTTATTAAAGCCGCTTAATTCGATGGTAGTCGAAGATCTGCCCAGAAAATCCTTTATCCTGAATAAACTTTTGTCCTCATTTATCAGTACCGGGATGCCGTCGACCACCGGGTATTTCCTGTGGCACTTATTACAAGTAAAGTCCCCTTCGCCGAATGACAGGTCCCCCAAACAGCCCGGGCAAGCCAATTTATCCCTCAACTCTTCATTTAACATCTACCAAAGCCCTATCTTTTGGAATATGGACCTGAAGAACACTTTTGTTTCATATGAGGCCGCATAAAAACATACGTTCAACATAAAGTAACCGCTTATCAATAGGCCGGGAAAAATCTTATTCCTGGACCTGCGGATAAAATGGAAAATGCCTGCGGCGCCGATCATGATAATATACGGTTCAATAGGCAGGCGGAACCTCGGCGAACCGTAGAACACCAAAGAAACGCAAAAAGAATAGATAATAGGCAGATAGACAGGAGCCAACTCCCAGGACCTTTTGGAATTAACAAATATGCCTAAGATGAAAAACGGCATAATGAACGCATACATGTAATTATACACGCCGTTACCCAGGATCTCCCAATCGAAGACGCTCCAGAAATAAACGGTCTTTAATACCTCCAGTTTTAGGACACGCAGCGGGTTGTTTTTTATATATTTTAGCGCCTCTTTTGCCAGGAAATCGCTTTGCGCAGCCTCGGATCCTAATGACCTGGACTTTTCCACGACTTCATCACTGGCGATAAAGCCGTATAATTTCCCCTCTCTGGGCACATATGAGCTATAAAGCCCTATTCCCATCGTGGTGGAAATGGGGATAAAACGATGGGTCACTTTCCAGTTCCTGACGGTCCAGGGAGCTATCGGCAGTATAAAAAAAGTCAGCAGGATGGCCGCACTTATAATATACTTTTTGACGCTGCGGGCATGGGAGAGAAAGATCTTTCCCATCACCAGAAGGATAAAAAAGGGAAGCAGGACTATAACAGAGCGCGTGAGCGAAGCTATCCCCAACGCGGCCCCGCAAAAGGCCAAATTCCCATAACCGCCGTTCTGGATAAACCTTAAAAGGAAGAATATGATCGAGATAAGCAAAAAGGTATAGAGGAGCTCAGTTATCATAAGCCCGGTGGTCCTGATAAATGCCGGGTAAAAACAACAGATCAACGCGCCCAAAACGGCTGTTTTGGCGTCGAATAATCGCCTTGCTGTCATAAAAATTATTACGCATGTCAACGCGCCTATGATCGCCTGGATAACTTTAACGGCCGCGTAGTTATTGCCGAATATATGATATAGCGACGCCAGGAAAAAAGGATAAAACGGCTCTTTGAAAGTAGTAGGCTTCCCGTCCACGCTGAATCCCTTGCCCTCGAGGATGTTCCCGGCAAGGCCGTTGTAATAAAGGGAATCCGGCGTAAGGACCTGTCCTTCGGAAAGGGCTGCATAGAGCCGCGGCAGCAGAGCCACGGCAAAGATCGCCAGGGCGATCAATATTGTTCTTTTCATTTCATGATAACCCAATGGAAGAACCTCTTCAGGAGGAACTTGAAATGCCGCGGAGACTTGATCGCCAATATGTTCTTTATCATTATTCCCGGCCGCATATAAAATCTTAAGAAAGCTTCACGTTGCAAAGATTTGACCTGTTTTTGGTTCAAGCCGTCTCCCGCGTACGGGGCGCTCATAAAATAAAACCTGTCCCAGTCAACACCGCCCAATTTCCCCTCTGAAGCCAACTCCTTATAACTGGCCGTGCCGGGAAAAGGCAGGTACGTAAAATAATTCGCCCTGATCAAACCCAGATCAAGCGAAAAACGGATCGTTTTCCTGATGTCCTCTTCTTTCTCGCCCGGGAAGCCAACGATAAAAAATCCCGCCACATCTATCTTAAACCGGCGGATCATGTCTATCCCCTTCCGTATCTTATCGGTGGTGGTCCCTTTCTTCATTAAGGCAAGTACCCTGTCTGAGCCTGATTCTATCCCTAATGAAATAAGGTAAAGGCCGCTTTTTTTCATCAGCACAAGCATTTCTTCGTCCAGGCAGTCTATGCGGACCCCGTTCGGGGTCGCCCAGCTTATACCCAAGTGCAAATCGGCGAGTTTCCGCAGCAATTCCTTTGCGTAGGCCCTGTCAAAAGTAAAGTTATCGTCTATAATATGGAACTCACGTATGCCATGCCTATCATACAGATACTTGATCTGCCCTAGGATGAAATCTACGCTGTGCTTCCGTATCTTCTTCCCCCCTATTATGTTACCCGCGCAAAACGTGCAGGAGAAAGGGCAACCGCGGGTGACTATTATAGGCGCTATGGGGAACTTCCTGAAAACGGCGCCGTGCTGGCATTCGGGATATTCCTCGGGCCGGATAAGGTCCCATGCCGGCATTCCCAAGCTGTCCAGGTCTTCGACGAATATCTGGGGATTTATGCGCACACGGCCGTTCTCCCTCCACCCTAACCCGGGGATATCCGAAAGGTCCCGGGGTCCTTTTTTCCCAAGCCTGTCGAGCAGAATAGGCAGGCCTTTTTCGGCTTCCCCGACGAAGATGAAGTCCAAAGGAGCGCCGAAATACTTAATGCTCTCTTCGGGGGCGGCAGAAGGATGCGGCCCGCCCAGGACAGTTATCAAGCCCGGCTCCAGGTTTTTGCATCCTTCCAGGGCCTCCTTGACGAATTTCAGGTCGAACGTATAGCACTGGAAACCGACGACATCGGGCTTTGCCTCTTTGACCATACGGATCAAGGCATCCGCCTTCATGCCTTTTTTAATGCAATCAAGTATCGTCACATTATGCCCTGCCTTCCTGCACGACTCGGCCAAATAGCCCAGGCCCAGGGAAGGCTGGATATGATCGCTGAGGTTATAAGGTTTTACCAGTAAGATGTTCATCTGTTTATGTCCACAGGTAATTCCAATGGGATTTCACGAACATGACTAAAGATTCCTTGATGCGTATATAGGCATTCCTGGGAACGGAAAGGAACGGTATAGAGATGATCCTAGTGAAGCCGTTGATAGGCATCCTCTTGATCACGGGGTGCAAAAACGCCGGCATCCTGGTGAGAAAAGGGATCAATACTTGCAACCTCAAGGCCTCTTTCTCGTCTATATCCCTGATAAGCGACCCCTGTTTATACCCTCCCTCGCCGTTACAGATCTTTTCGTATTCGCCTTCCTTTATGAACCCGCGTTCAGCGCAGAAATCCGCCAACTCTGTTTTCGGGAACGGATAAAAAATCGACACGATGGTCCCGTCAGGTTTTATCTTCCTGTTCAACTCGTAAGTCTCCCACATCTGTTCGGTCGTCTCCGTCGGGAAACCCACTATGTTCAATGTGCAGAACTTGATCCCTGCCTCTTTCAGGACCTTGGCCGTATCAATAATATCGTCGTTGCTCATGTTCCTTTTTAATAATTTATACCTTACGTCCTCGCTCCCCGACTCCAGGCCGATATCCACATAGATACACCCCGCCTCCTTCAGGAGCAGCATAATGTCTTTCTTGACATTCTTTGGGTGCACCAGGACCTTAAAAGGCAAGTTTATCTCCTTCTTATACCTGCCGGCAAAGTCCCTGATCCAAGCGTCGTTTATCGTAAATACATCGTCGTAAAAGAAGACCTCCTTGATGCGGTACCTGGACTTGAAATATTTAAGCTCCTCTATCACCCTTCCGACGCTCCTGCGGCGGGTATAGGAATGGCCCGGCTGGTTCAACAGTTTCCTGTAGTAAGAATTAAAACAATACGTGCATTGGTACGGGCATCCCCTGCCGGTCATGACATAAAGCCTGTCCGAAAAACATCCGTACCTCCTGAACATATCCTTGTCCGGGAAAGGCAGGGAGTCCAGGTCCTGCATCAGGGGCCTGGACGGGTTCCGGACGATCTCCCCGTCCTTCTTGAACCAGATGTTCTTTATCGAGTGATCGATCTTCCCATTTTGCATGCTATTCGCCAATTCTACCAGGGCCTCTTCGCCTTCGCCGACGCAAATCATGTCTATATCCGGGTTTTTTATGACGAACTCGGGCAGAATGGTGGGATGGAGGCCTCCCACAATGATAGGCACGGCCATTTCTTTTTTCAGCAGGGAAGCCATTTTGGAGACCCAAGGGTATAAATTGGTCAAACAAGAGAACGCTATGAGGTCGGGTTTATACGCCTTCGCCTTTTTTATCATTTTACCGGAAACGTCGAAATACCTTTCAATGATATTAAATTTATACTCCACGTCACCCGAACCGGGGTCGAAGAGCAGCTCGGTGTCGTGCCCCGCCCTCTTCAGGGAGCTAGAAAGATATTCGATCCCCATCCATTCCGCGTTCCTGTGGAAAAATAAGACCTTCATCCCCTCTTCCTGCATATCAATATGATAGATAGGCCTATAGGAGGCCCTATCAGGTTCTCGAAAAAATCCAGCAACGGAGTCAAGAAATTAAACATGCTCAACAGCCTGGTGGAGATCTTTTCTTTTTTCAAGACCTTCCCGTTGAAAAACCACCCGATCAGTCCGAAAAAATTAAAATACATCTTTTTGTCGATGGTAAAACCGCATTTTTCTATCATTTCCGATACCTCTGACAGGCTGTACCTCCTGTAGTGACCTGCCGCCCTGTCAAGGCTGCAGTATAAAGATTGGAAGGCGGGTACCAACAAGATAAGGGTGCCCTCTTTGTTTAATATAGAGTTGAAATTATTCAAAACCGCCTCGTCATCCTTTATGTGTTCGAGGGTATTGACGCAAACGACCGTATCCAGGTTATTTCCCGAAAGCTTTGTTATCGACGGGTCGGTTAAGTCGTATCTTAGGAATTTTACGTTCGGATTATCCGAAAACCTGCTCCTGCATTCATCCAGCATGTCGGAGTCATTGTCTACTGCCAGCACCAGCTGTTTGCCCGACATGTAAGAAGTCAGGTTCCCGGTCCCGCATCCCGCCTCCAGGATCCTCTCTCCGAGGTATGGCTCGATCTTTTTGTAAAACCAGGACTTCAAACGCTCGAGCCTTGACATGAAAGTAAGCGTATCAAAAACGACTTTGGGCATTTATTTCCCTACCCTGTATTTTACGAGCACGTATAATGCCTTTAAGCCATCCCGCCATGAGATCTTTTTGCCTTCCTGGTAATCTCTCGGAACATAGGAAATAGGGACCTCGTATATTTTTACCCCTTTTCTCAACAATTTTGCGGTTATTTCAGGCTCTATTTCGAACCCCCTGGCAGATAAGTCTATTCCGTCCAATATCTCTTTTTTGATGACCTTATAACAAGTCTCCATATCTGTAAGCCTTGCCCCGTAAAGAAGCATCACCATAAAATTAAGAAATTTATTTCCTATAAAATGCGTCAGATAAAATACCTTTTTGCAATGGAAAAGGTCTTTTCTGTTCAGGAACCTCGAACCATATACAACATCCGCTTTGCCTTCTTTGATGGGTTTCACGAGCTCCGGATAATCCCCCGGATCATATTCTAAGTCCGCATCCTGGAAGATTATTATGTCGCCGGACGCATTTTTGAGGCCTGTACGGATAGCCGCGCCCTTTCCGCGGTTTTTATCATGAGAATATACCTTCACCCCTTTAAGGGATAGGCTTTCCAGGATCTTCATGGTATCGTCCTTAGAAAAATCATCGACGATGATTATCTCGTCGACGACATCGCTATCCGTGACTTTTTTCAAGATCTCTTTTATTGTCCTTGCTTCGTTATAAACAGGGATAATGACGGATACCTTCATTTCAATCCATGCCTCCGCGGTATATCGATTCTATTTCCGGGATAAGTTTCCCGGAGGAATATCTCTCCGTGAACCGGTTGATCGCTGCCTCAGCGAATCTCTTCCTCATTTGCGGATCCCCGGCAAGCTTAAGTATGGCATCAGCCAATGCCTCAGGGTCTTTAGGAGCGACCAAAAAACCTGTTTTGCCTTCAACTACCAGTTCACTTACTCCCCCCACATCGGCGGCTACTACAGGTTTGCCGTAAGCCATACCTTCAAGCAGGACCAATGGCGCGCCCTCTGTCAGGGAAGAAAGCACAAGTATATCGATGCGGCACATGATATCGGATATATCCTTAAACGCGCCGGTCAACTCTGTATTTGCGGCCAGGCCGTTTATTTCGATGAGGCTGATTAGCTCGTTTTTCAGATAGCCCTGGCCCGCGATAATGAATTTGATATTACTGCGTCGTTTATTTATCAACTCCGCGGCCTTTAAAAAAAATACGTGCCCCTTTTCCGGGGTAAGCCTGCCGACGATGCCTACGCTTACATCCCCCTTCCCCTCAACGGGCACTATTGCATTCTTTCCGGGAGAAGGGAGCATGGTCGGTACGACGTATAGCTTGTCCGTAACCGCGGCGCCGAGGCCTACCATGTGCCGTTTCATAGATTCCGAGAGGGCTATTATAGCATCACATCGCCTCCAGAAAAACCTCATAACCGACAACTGGGAAGGCGAAAGCCAATCCCCGATAAGGGACGTTTCGGTGTAGATTATCCTTTTTACGCCGGCCATCCTGCCGGCAAGGACAGCCATCTTGGTCTGGTTCTGGTATAGATGGACGACATCCGGCCTTTTTTTCGCAAAGGCGGCAAATAATTTTAAAGCCGCCAGGCATTCGTTAGCCAGCCGCCTTAACCTGTCGACGGCATCGCCGCTTTTCCTGAAAACGCCGGCCTCTTCCGCGGGCCCGCCGACTTTTTTCCTCGGACCGTCCCCGGTGACGGCCCGGTTATATAGCCTATGGACCTTTATCCCTTTTCCGGCCAACCTGTCCGCTATCGGGCCGTCGTCGAAGAAACAATAGACTCTTACCGAGTGCCCGTTGCCGGCCAACCCTGACGCCAGAAATTCAACCTGCCTCTCCCCGCCGCCGTAATTCAGCGCGGGAGTCACTATAGCTATATCCATCACGGCGTATTAAGGTACATATCCATAAGGGATGTGCTTATCGGGATCTCCGGTTTCCATCCCGTCAATGCCTTGATCTTGGTAATATCCGCTGTCTGCGCCGGTATGTCTTTCTTCATGACCTTGTCTTTTCGCTGCTCGACCGAAAATTTCCTCCCGCAAAGGCCGGAAAGTATCTTTACGATCTCCCGCACCGAATGCGGTTTTCCGCTGCCTACGTTAAATATCTCTCCCGCGACCGGTTTTTTGCATGCCATAAGCATCCAATAAGCCCTGACCGCGTCCCTAACATCTATAAAATCCCTGCTCGTATGAAGGTTTCCTATCAGCAACCTGCCTTTCCTGCTCCCCTGCAGACCCATATCCTTGATCTGGTTGATGATCGAACCGCAAACCAGTTGTGATGTCTGGCCCGGCCCTATCAGGTTAAAAGGCCGCGCGACGACTATGTCCAAGCCGGATCCTTGATGGTATTGCAACGCCAAAAGCGTCTGAGCCGCCTTACTGAGGCCGTAAGCCGTTATAGGCGCCAAAGGGCCTGTCTCTTTCAATGGTATATTCCGTCTGCTTATCCCATATTCGCCGGAAGTGCCGATAACCAGTATCCGCGGAGATAACCCATTCTCGATCACAGCGTCAAAGATGTTCTTCGTCGCAAGTACGTTATATCTCAGCAGGTCTTCATGATCCTTGCTGAAAAGCAATGCCGACAGGTGCAAAATATAATCGGGGCGGATATCGCCTATGATCTTCGAGATCTTCCCCTTGTCGAGTAGGTCTGACTTTATGAATTTAAAATCCTCCGGACTTCCCGGGAAACACTTTTTATCTACCCCGAAGATCCTTACCGTCCCGGGCCTCATCTTGCCGGCGAAATCGACAAAATACCTTCCCGTAAAACCGCTGACTCCCGTGACTAAGATTTTTTTCATGTATTTACCTTCCTTCGGATGTGCCTGATACGCAGCCGGACCCTTGATGCCAGTTTAATGAATATTCCCCTAAGGTGCGCATAAGCGGGTGACACGAAAACATACAAAATGAAGGACGGAAATCCCGACACTTTCAATGCGGACTTGAAATTTTCCCGCGCTTTCCCCGGGTCATTCCTGCGTAAATGCCTTCTTCCTAAAATAACATGGAACCTCGACAACTCCCCTCTCCCCCTCCTGTCGATGAGGCCGTTGAGATCCGGGTAATCCGCGATAACGCCCTTAAGGGTATTTACGATATTGGTAAAAGTCCTTACGTCGTCCTTTCGGAATGTGGCGGCGTGGTCCCTGTACCTGACTAAAGGCCTGTCGATAAAATCAACCTCGTAAAAAGCCGCGATCCTCAGCCATCTGTCGTAGTCCTCTATCGGGACAAGCGCTGAATTGAAGAGGCCGACTTTGCTAAAACACTCTTTTCGCGCCATCACCGAAGATGTTGGAATGAAATTTTGCGCAAACAGGTATTTGAAGACTTTTCCCCTGTGCGGGGGCCTGAATTGAAAAGTCCTCAAGTTCCCGGGGCCGTAATCGTTAAAAGAACCGTCTTTTAACATGTATTCATCGGCATACACAAGGCCCAACGACCCCTTCTTCTCAAAAAGATCGACCTGCATTCCCAGCTTATCGGGCAACCACGCGTCATCCTGGTCCAAAAATGCCACATACTCCCCCTCCGCGGCTAAAACTCCCGCGTTCCTGGCATTTGCCGGGCCCCCGTTCTTTTGGGATATATAGGTGATCCTGGAACGAAATCCGG
The nucleotide sequence above comes from Candidatus Omnitrophota bacterium. Encoded proteins:
- a CDS encoding glycosyltransferase, with product MPKVSVVIPAYNCERFIAAAVNSVLGQSYKDYELIVVNDGSTDSTENALSGFRSRITYISQKNGGPANARNAGVLAAEGEYVAFLDQDDAWLPDKLGMQVDLFEKKGSLGLVYADEYMLKDGSFNDYGPGNLRTFQFRPPHRGKVFKYLFAQNFIPTSSVMARKECFSKVGLFNSALVPIEDYDRWLRIAAFYEVDFIDRPLVRYRDHAATFRKDDVRTFTNIVNTLKGVIADYPDLNGLIDRRGRGELSRFHVILGRRHLRRNDPGKARENFKSALKVSGFPSFILYVFVSPAYAHLRGIFIKLASRVRLRIRHIRRKVNT
- a CDS encoding GDP-mannose 4,6-dehydratase; this encodes MKKILVTGVSGFTGRYFVDFAGKMRPGTVRIFGVDKKCFPGSPEDFKFIKSDLLDKGKISKIIGDIRPDYILHLSALLFSKDHEDLLRYNVLATKNIFDAVIENGLSPRILVIGTSGEYGISRRNIPLKETGPLAPITAYGLSKAAQTLLALQYHQGSGLDIVVARPFNLIGPGQTSQLVCGSIINQIKDMGLQGSRKGRLLIGNLHTSRDFIDVRDAVRAYWMLMACKKPVAGEIFNVGSGKPHSVREIVKILSGLCGRKFSVEQRKDKVMKKDIPAQTADITKIKALTGWKPEIPISTSLMDMYLNTP